A window of Rhodospirillales bacterium contains these coding sequences:
- a CDS encoding DUF2125 domain-containing protein: protein MPALAAKLRILLPAAGLLLAAGGYTLWWHAVADAVSARVTLVVAACAEAGIVVDPGTAEVGGFPYRVELALQGPVATGHNWRWAPERVQVFAQPWNLRHLVVLAGTAHRWGREPGGTALASDVFRASLVHGRDGALERISIEATGLSAPDWSLERMELHARRTPDGFETAGKLEGGHSVARGAATQPTIEYALLEGTLAPTPGLRALADPAGWAQAGGILEISRFTIAWGSLQGDAQGTVTLDGAGRPLGAFTLSTGNFPAAIRFLEDQGWTPSAAARAAEAATVEAGRHTAETSIPVTVQDGELTVAGVPLLQLPPLIPAPAPNPVRRRSHPGEFRGSG from the coding sequence ATGCCGGCACTGGCGGCCAAGCTCCGCATCCTCCTGCCGGCGGCCGGCCTGCTCCTGGCCGCCGGCGGCTACACGCTGTGGTGGCACGCCGTCGCGGACGCGGTGAGCGCGCGCGTCACCCTCGTGGTCGCCGCCTGCGCCGAAGCGGGCATCGTCGTGGATCCCGGCACGGCCGAAGTCGGCGGCTTCCCCTACCGGGTGGAACTGGCCCTGCAGGGGCCGGTCGCGACAGGTCACAACTGGCGCTGGGCGCCGGAACGGGTTCAGGTCTTTGCCCAGCCCTGGAACCTGCGACACCTGGTGGTGCTGGCGGGCACCGCCCACCGGTGGGGCCGGGAGCCCGGCGGCACAGCGCTGGCTTCGGACGTCTTTCGCGCCAGCCTGGTCCACGGTCGGGACGGAGCCCTGGAGCGAATCTCGATCGAGGCGACCGGCCTTTCGGCACCGGACTGGTCGTTGGAGCGAATGGAACTGCATGCCCGCCGCACCCCCGACGGTTTCGAGACCGCGGGCAAGCTGGAGGGCGGTCATTCCGTGGCCCGCGGCGCCGCGACCCAGCCGACCATCGAGTATGCGCTGCTCGAGGGCACACTCGCACCCACGCCCGGCCTTCGGGCGCTGGCCGATCCGGCGGGTTGGGCGCAAGCCGGCGGAATCCTCGAGATTTCCCGGTTCACCATCGCCTGGGGTTCGCTCCAGGGTGACGCACAGGGAACGGTTACCCTCGACGGCGCGGGCCGGCCACTCGGTGCATTCACGCTGAGCACCGGGAACTTCCCGGCCGCGATCCGATTTCTTGAGGACCAAGGATGGACACCGTCCGCCGCCGCCCGCGCCGCGGAGGCGGCGACGGTCGAAGCCGGGCGCCACACAGCGGAAACCTCGATTCCGGTTACCGTGCAGGATGGCGAGCTGACCGTCGCGGGCGTGCCGCTCCTGCAGCTCCCGCCTCTGATCCCGGCGCCCGCGCCTAATCCTGTTCGAAGGCGATCACACCCTGGCGAATTTCGCGGGTCCGGGTAA
- a CDS encoding DNA recombination protein RmuC, with the protein MSGLELLIGTAVGVLCLVVGLLLRPRRPDGDLVTLRDSINRTEGKIQSFVETLELRWKTIDEASDRQASETNQTLAGLRERIGEIREAHKRIEKLDTHVIELQNLLANKQAAGAFGEVQLENLVHQALPPRAYAFQRTLSNRNRVDCLVMLPHPPGPIAIDSKFPITSFRAFLEARGTAEERDARRNLEAAVKKHISDIRDRYIVPGETSDWAVMFLPSESLFAELHASFPKTVEYAFESRIGIASPSTTMALLNTIRGVLRDADFRTNANLIQVELGHLMQDLNRLDTRVSNLQRHFAQADKDLRDIETSSRKIQSRAEKIREVEVGSDAEAIAGSTAVQGTPPAGDR; encoded by the coding sequence GTGAGCGGACTCGAGCTGCTGATCGGCACGGCGGTCGGCGTCCTTTGTTTGGTCGTCGGCCTGCTGCTGCGGCCCCGGCGACCCGACGGCGACCTAGTCACCCTGCGGGACTCGATCAATCGGACGGAGGGCAAGATCCAATCATTCGTCGAAACCCTCGAACTTCGCTGGAAGACAATTGACGAGGCGTCCGACCGACAAGCCAGCGAAACGAACCAGACGCTGGCCGGGCTTCGCGAGCGGATAGGTGAAATCCGCGAAGCTCACAAGCGGATTGAAAAGCTCGACACGCATGTCATCGAGTTGCAGAACCTGCTGGCCAACAAGCAGGCCGCCGGCGCCTTCGGCGAAGTACAGCTCGAGAACCTCGTACACCAGGCACTGCCGCCGAGGGCGTATGCGTTCCAGCGGACCCTCTCCAACCGGAATCGGGTTGACTGCCTGGTCATGCTGCCGCACCCGCCGGGGCCCATCGCGATCGATTCGAAATTCCCGATCACGAGCTTCCGTGCCTTCCTTGAGGCTCGCGGCACCGCGGAGGAGCGGGACGCTCGGCGGAATCTTGAAGCGGCCGTCAAGAAGCACATTTCCGACATCCGGGATCGCTACATCGTGCCGGGCGAAACGTCCGACTGGGCGGTGATGTTCCTGCCCAGCGAATCGCTGTTCGCCGAACTGCACGCGAGCTTTCCGAAAACCGTCGAGTACGCGTTCGAGTCGCGAATCGGGATAGCTTCACCATCGACCACCATGGCACTTCTCAATACGATTCGGGGCGTACTCCGCGACGCCGACTTTCGGACGAACGCCAACCTGATTCAGGTTGAACTGGGCCATCTGATGCAGGATTTGAACCGGCTGGACACCCGCGTAAGCAACCTCCAGCGGCACTTCGCACAGGCGGACAAGGACCTGCGGGACATCGAGACGTCCAGCCGCAAGATTCAGAGCCGGGCAGAAAAGATCCGCGAGGTCGAGGTCGGCAGCGACGCGGAGGCAATTGCAGGGTCAACGGCGGTTCAGGGTACGCCGCCTGCGGGCGACCGGTAG
- a CDS encoding DNA polymerase III subunit gamma/tau: protein LLGQEVLVRTLTNAFEQGRIAHAFLFVGVRGVGKTTTARIIARGLNCLSSDNPTVRPCGECASCTEALAERHLDILEIDGASHTGVDDVRELTDAAHYRPTTGRYKVYIVDEVHMLSQQAFNALLKTLEEPPAHVVFIFCTTEVRRVPVTVLSRCQRFDLLRVPQELLVEHFRRIVELEAAQIDDEALRLIARAADGSVRDGLSILDQAISHQGGVIEAPATRDMLGFADRTLVFDLFERIMAGEAAVALEQLTSLYAAGAEPRVVLEDMLGLTHWLSRICVAPESAEAPEVPEHERMRGRELAEKLSVPVLARTWQMILRALEEAGSAPDSRSAIEMAVIRLCFVADLPDPGALVRRLGTESTATEADPAPAAAPAPAPSPGGQGRAVAALPGGSQAVAEPASAPPPPQGSAAPATFEDLIDRLRDRKHVRLVYGLENYVHLVRYDPHQRQLEYRASEGTPQGFVESLAKNLERTTGFRWLLVLVQSGGQETVREQRVKQHEVRIRHAEAQSIVKTARRRVRNLPDGMRVGEPTVNEVRKRSVAKEDQA, encoded by the coding sequence CCTGCTCGGCCAGGAAGTGCTGGTTCGCACGTTGACCAACGCGTTCGAGCAGGGGCGAATCGCGCACGCATTCCTCTTTGTCGGGGTGCGTGGTGTCGGCAAGACCACCACTGCGCGTATCATCGCCCGCGGCCTGAACTGTTTGAGCAGCGATAACCCGACGGTTCGCCCGTGCGGCGAATGCGCCTCCTGCACGGAGGCGCTGGCGGAACGGCACTTGGACATTCTCGAAATCGACGGTGCGAGTCACACCGGCGTCGATGACGTGCGGGAACTGACCGACGCCGCGCATTACCGCCCGACGACGGGGCGCTACAAGGTGTACATCGTGGACGAGGTCCACATGTTGTCGCAACAGGCGTTCAACGCGCTTCTCAAGACACTGGAAGAGCCGCCGGCGCACGTCGTGTTCATCTTTTGCACGACGGAGGTGCGGCGCGTTCCGGTGACCGTGCTGTCGCGCTGCCAACGGTTTGATTTGCTGCGGGTTCCGCAGGAACTTCTTGTGGAGCACTTTCGCCGGATTGTGGAGCTGGAGGCAGCGCAAATCGACGATGAGGCGCTGCGGCTGATTGCCCGGGCTGCCGACGGGTCGGTTCGGGACGGGTTGTCCATCCTCGACCAAGCCATCAGCCATCAGGGCGGCGTCATCGAGGCGCCCGCAACGCGGGACATGCTGGGGTTTGCGGATCGCACCCTAGTGTTCGACCTGTTCGAGCGAATCATGGCCGGCGAGGCGGCGGTCGCCCTGGAGCAGCTCACCAGCCTGTATGCCGCCGGGGCCGAGCCGCGCGTCGTTCTGGAAGACATGCTGGGGCTTACCCATTGGCTTTCCCGCATATGCGTGGCGCCGGAAAGCGCGGAGGCGCCCGAGGTGCCCGAACACGAACGGATGCGCGGCCGGGAACTGGCGGAGAAACTGTCCGTGCCGGTATTGGCGCGAACCTGGCAGATGATCCTGCGTGCCCTTGAAGAGGCCGGTTCCGCCCCGGATTCGCGTAGCGCGATCGAGATGGCCGTCATTCGCCTGTGCTTCGTGGCCGACCTGCCGGATCCCGGCGCGTTGGTGCGGCGCCTTGGCACCGAAAGCACGGCAACGGAGGCCGATCCGGCGCCGGCCGCCGCACCGGCACCGGCGCCGTCGCCGGGTGGGCAAGGCCGCGCCGTGGCGGCGCTTCCCGGCGGCTCGCAGGCGGTCGCCGAGCCGGCCAGCGCGCCGCCGCCGCCCCAGGGGTCGGCGGCTCCCGCCACGTTCGAGGATCTCATCGATCGGTTGCGCGACCGCAAGCATGTGCGCCTGGTTTACGGGCTCGAGAATTACGTTCATCTCGTCAGATACGATCCCCACCAGCGGCAACTCGAATACCGGGCGTCGGAGGGGACACCGCAGGGGTTTGTCGAGTCGCTCGCAAAGAACCTCGAACGCACCACCGGGTTTCGCTGGTTACTGGTGCTCGTACAATCCGGTGGACAGGAAACCGTGCGCGAGCAGCGCGTGAAGCAGCACGAGGTGCGTATACGCCATGCCGAAGCCCAATCCATCGTCAAGACAGCGCGCCGGCGGGTTCGCAACCTGCCCGACGGGATGCGGGTAGGCGAGCCGACTGTCAACGAAGTGAGGAAACGGTCGGTGGCCAAGGAGGACCAAGCATGA
- a CDS encoding haloacid dehalogenase type II, with the protein MNDRNDSPAAVKALCFDVFGTVVDWRGSVIRECEALSATKGLQVDCEGFADAWRAGYQPAMAPVRENVREYVHLDVLHREILDGLLPRFGLSGLNDEERRHLNRVWHRLDGWPDAAEGMRRLRERFLLAALSNGHVALIVNMARHAGLPWDAPLGAEMACQYKPRAEVYDTTIRMLGLLPQETMMVAAHNDDLRAARGRGMRTAFVARPTEYGPRQTVDLEPDEAWDVAASDFLDLAAQLGC; encoded by the coding sequence ATGAACGATCGCAATGACTCCCCTGCTGCAGTCAAGGCACTGTGTTTCGACGTATTCGGCACCGTAGTGGACTGGCGCGGGTCGGTAATCCGCGAATGCGAGGCCCTGAGCGCCACGAAGGGCCTCCAGGTCGACTGCGAGGGATTTGCCGACGCCTGGCGGGCCGGCTACCAGCCTGCGATGGCGCCGGTGCGGGAGAACGTCCGCGAGTACGTGCATCTTGACGTCCTGCACCGAGAGATTCTCGACGGCTTGTTGCCCCGTTTCGGACTCTCCGGTCTGAACGATGAGGAACGCCGCCACCTCAACCGGGTGTGGCACCGGCTGGACGGCTGGCCCGATGCAGCCGAGGGTATGCGCCGACTCCGCGAGCGGTTCCTGCTTGCCGCGCTCTCGAATGGACACGTCGCGCTGATCGTCAACATGGCGCGTCACGCCGGGCTGCCGTGGGATGCGCCACTGGGTGCCGAAATGGCCTGCCAGTACAAACCGCGCGCCGAGGTCTACGACACCACGATCCGGATGCTCGGGCTCCTACCGCAGGAGACCATGATGGTCGCGGCCCACAATGACGACTTGCGCGCCGCGCGCGGACGCGGCATGCGCACGGCGTTCGTCGCGCGGCCCACCGAGTACGGACCTCGACAGACGGTGGACCTGGAACCGGACGAGGCCTGGGACGTCGCGGCAAGCGACTTCCTCGATCTGGCCGCTCAGCTCGGCTGTTGA
- the recR gene encoding recombination mediator RecR, which yields MTDQTEPIQVLVDRLARLPGLGPRSARRITLHLLKRRNATMREVIEALRTAAEAVRPCSVCGSLDTRDPCGICQDPKRDMRALCVVEDVADVWALERARAFSGRYHVLGGTLNALDGVGPEDLTVESLVQRATEHGVQEVILALSATVDGQVTAHYVAERLGGINVRVTRLAQGVPVGGELDYLDEGTLGAALAARRAFDSADPL from the coding sequence ATGACCGACCAGACTGAGCCGATTCAGGTACTGGTGGACCGCCTGGCGCGTCTGCCGGGTCTGGGTCCTCGATCGGCGCGACGAATCACGCTCCACCTTCTCAAGCGCCGCAATGCCACCATGCGAGAGGTGATCGAGGCATTGCGGACGGCTGCCGAAGCGGTTCGTCCATGCAGTGTCTGCGGAAGCCTGGATACCAGGGACCCGTGCGGAATATGTCAGGACCCGAAGCGCGATATGCGAGCTCTTTGCGTGGTCGAGGACGTTGCCGACGTGTGGGCACTCGAGCGCGCGCGCGCGTTCTCCGGTCGGTACCACGTGTTGGGCGGTACGCTCAATGCGCTTGACGGCGTGGGGCCCGAGGACTTGACGGTGGAATCCCTGGTGCAGCGAGCGACCGAGCACGGGGTGCAGGAGGTGATTCTGGCACTTTCAGCCACGGTCGACGGACAGGTTACTGCCCACTACGTGGCTGAACGGCTGGGCGGAATCAACGTCCGCGTCACCCGCCTTGCGCAGGGAGTTCCCGTCGGCGGCGAGCTCGACTACCTGGACGAAGGAACGTTGGGTGCCGCGCTGGCTGCCCGGCGTGCATTTGACAGCGCGGACCCGCTCTGA
- the recA gene encoding recombinase RecA: MAANHLKVIDVNTPTDDRQRNLDAALKDIERNFGAGSIMRLGTDRAIEVEAVSTGSVGLDVALGIGGLPRGRVIEIYGPESSGKTTLALHTVAEAQKTGGICAFVDAEHALDPMYAQRLGVNVEDLLLSQPDAGEQALEIADSLVRSGAIDVLVIDSVAALVPRAELEGEMGDTHVGLQARLMSQALRKLTGSISKSRTIVIFINQIRMKVGVMYGSPETTSGGNALKFYASVRLDIRRIGQIKNGADVVGNQTRVRVVKNKMAPPFKTVEFDIMYGEGISKLGEMLDLGVKHSVIEKAGSWYSYDSERIGQGRENAKVYLREHPDVADLIEAAIREAEGLRPIAEAQEAGKTADMSA, from the coding sequence ATGGCTGCAAACCACCTCAAGGTGATCGATGTGAACACCCCAACCGACGATCGGCAACGCAATCTTGATGCCGCACTGAAAGACATTGAACGGAATTTCGGCGCAGGTTCGATCATGCGTCTGGGAACGGACCGTGCGATTGAGGTGGAGGCCGTCTCCACGGGTTCGGTTGGCCTCGATGTGGCGCTTGGCATCGGCGGTCTTCCACGCGGCAGGGTCATCGAAATCTATGGTCCCGAGAGTTCAGGGAAGACCACGCTGGCGCTGCATACGGTCGCCGAAGCACAGAAAACCGGGGGGATCTGCGCCTTTGTCGACGCCGAGCACGCGCTGGATCCCATGTACGCGCAGAGGCTCGGAGTAAACGTCGAGGACCTTCTGTTGTCCCAGCCGGACGCAGGGGAGCAGGCTCTGGAAATCGCGGACAGCCTCGTGCGGTCAGGCGCGATCGACGTCCTGGTGATCGACAGTGTGGCGGCCCTGGTCCCGCGGGCGGAACTCGAGGGCGAGATGGGGGACACCCATGTCGGCCTGCAGGCCCGACTCATGAGTCAGGCGTTGCGCAAGCTGACCGGCTCCATCTCCAAATCCCGGACGATCGTGATTTTCATCAACCAGATCCGGATGAAGGTGGGAGTGATGTACGGCAGTCCCGAGACCACCTCCGGTGGTAACGCGCTGAAATTCTATGCGTCTGTGCGTCTAGACATCCGGAGAATCGGGCAGATCAAGAACGGGGCGGACGTCGTCGGCAATCAGACGCGTGTCCGCGTCGTCAAGAACAAGATGGCCCCTCCCTTCAAGACCGTAGAGTTCGACATCATGTACGGGGAGGGCATTTCCAAACTGGGCGAGATGCTGGACCTTGGCGTGAAGCACAGCGTGATCGAGAAAGCCGGGTCTTGGTACTCCTATGACAGCGAACGGATCGGTCAGGGTCGTGAGAACGCGAAGGTCTACCTTCGCGAACATCCCGACGTGGCGGATCTCATCGAAGCCGCCATTCGCGAGGCGGAAGGCTTGCGACCGATCGCGGAAGCCCAGGAAGCGGGAAAAACGGCCGATATGTCGGCCTGA
- a CDS encoding SDR family NAD(P)-dependent oxidoreductase, producing MDLDLTGRVALVTGSTRGIGYATLCGLADMGARVVLHGRTPDSVAQADDKFRAGRPGASIRTVAGDLGTAEGCHAITTAVPVVDVLVNNLGIYHMRPFAEFDDSEWQEYFQVNVMSGVRLARHYLPAMLQKDWGRIVFVSSESGVHIPPDMIPYGFSKAAQLAIGRGLAETTGGTGVTVNSVLPGPTWVETQSDRLQRLAQAERRTVDELKRETFTVRKTSSLLGRYSTPEEVANLICYVCSPASTATNGASLRVDGGIVRNYI from the coding sequence ATGGATCTTGATCTCACCGGCCGCGTCGCGCTGGTCACGGGTTCGACCCGGGGCATTGGCTACGCCACGCTCTGCGGACTGGCGGACATGGGGGCCCGGGTGGTGCTGCACGGGCGTACACCGGACAGTGTCGCGCAGGCGGACGACAAGTTTCGCGCCGGGCGGCCAGGTGCATCGATACGAACCGTTGCGGGCGATCTCGGCACCGCCGAAGGCTGCCACGCCATCACCACTGCGGTGCCGGTTGTCGATGTCCTCGTCAACAATCTCGGCATTTACCATATGCGCCCGTTCGCCGAGTTCGATGACTCGGAATGGCAGGAGTACTTTCAGGTGAATGTGATGAGCGGCGTGCGGCTGGCCCGACACTATCTCCCGGCAATGCTGCAGAAGGACTGGGGCCGAATCGTGTTCGTTTCGAGCGAATCGGGCGTTCACATCCCGCCGGACATGATCCCGTACGGTTTCAGCAAGGCGGCCCAACTCGCGATCGGGCGCGGGCTGGCCGAAACAACGGGCGGTACCGGCGTAACGGTCAATTCGGTGCTACCTGGACCCACCTGGGTCGAGACCCAGTCCGATCGCCTGCAGCGATTGGCGCAGGCCGAGCGGCGCACGGTGGATGAGCTGAAACGAGAGACCTTCACGGTTCGTAAGACCTCTTCCCTGCTCGGCCGGTACTCGACGCCGGAAGAGGTGGCGAACCTGATCTGCTACGTCTGCAGCCCTGCGTCGACAGCAACCAACGGGGCCTCGTTGCGCGTCGATGGCGGAATCGTCCGCAACTACATCTGA
- a CDS encoding prephenate/arogenate dehydrogenase family protein: MSRPEPLFSRVAYIGCGLINSSLARALTASRVAGHQVAFARTRATRDRVRELGIVDTVADAPDAAVEGADLVVIGTPVSAYGEVAAAIAPALRPGAVVTDVGSVKTSVIRVVEPHLPDGVHFVPGHPIAGTENSGPDAGFAELFRSRWCVLTPTPETDGSAVAKVRRMWEAVGMHVDEMDPEHHDRVLAITSHVPHLIAFSIVGTVTLLEEHLQAEVMKYAAGGFRDFTRIAASDPQMWRDIFLSNKDAVLEMVARATEDLASLQRLIRHEDGEALIKLITRTREIRQGVIAFEQD, from the coding sequence ATGAGCCGGCCTGAGCCCCTGTTCTCCCGGGTCGCCTACATCGGCTGCGGACTGATCAACAGCTCGCTGGCCAGAGCGCTGACGGCCAGCCGCGTGGCGGGACACCAGGTAGCGTTCGCGCGGACCCGGGCGACGCGGGACCGCGTGCGCGAACTCGGGATCGTGGACACGGTGGCCGACGCGCCGGATGCGGCCGTCGAGGGTGCCGACCTCGTCGTGATCGGCACTCCGGTGTCGGCGTACGGCGAGGTCGCCGCCGCGATCGCGCCGGCGCTCCGGCCCGGTGCCGTCGTTACCGATGTCGGGTCGGTAAAGACTTCGGTGATCCGGGTGGTGGAGCCGCACCTTCCGGACGGGGTCCACTTCGTGCCGGGCCATCCCATCGCCGGGACCGAGAATTCCGGCCCGGACGCGGGCTTCGCGGAGCTCTTCCGCAGCCGGTGGTGCGTCCTGACGCCGACCCCCGAGACCGACGGCTCGGCGGTCGCAAAGGTGCGGCGCATGTGGGAAGCCGTCGGCATGCACGTGGACGAGATGGACCCCGAGCACCATGACCGGGTCCTCGCGATCACGTCGCACGTACCGCACCTGATCGCCTTCTCGATCGTGGGGACGGTCACCCTCCTGGAGGAGCACCTCCAGGCCGAGGTCATGAAGTACGCGGCGGGCGGCTTCCGCGACTTCACGCGGATCGCGGCCAGCGATCCGCAGATGTGGCGCGACATCTTTCTCAGCAACAAGGACGCCGTGCTGGAAATGGTCGCGCGGGCGACTGAGGATCTCGCGAGTCTGCAGCGGCTCATCCGTCACGAGGACGGTGAAGCACTCATCAAGCTGATTACCCGGACCCGCGAAATTCGCCAGGGTGTGATCGCCTTCGAACAGGATTAG
- a CDS encoding alpha/beta hydrolase, which yields MRGFDRGFRAVYRCAGRLTAIRARGCGPGSGHKQVLTVGHPLQHRTAALKQVAMHYVAAAGAGETIVLLHGWPQTWYAWRMVIPHLARAGFAVIAPDLRGLGDTSRPADGYDSGSVAGDVTELLQSHLAIPRFHLVGHDWGGATAFAVAAAAPAAVRSLTVVDVTVPGLGPDLSQGGRRWHHAFHMTPDLPEALTEGRERVYLSWFYRAFSQRPDAIDTAAIDEYLRSYGRPGALGASFAYYRSIPDTVAANQALAKRGFRLAMPVLAVGGGCTAARGRAREPAISLRTIADDVTEAVIADSGHFVPEEQPAAFADVLLSFLGGLRSTGP from the coding sequence ATGAGGGGGTTTGATCGAGGCTTCCGGGCGGTGTATCGCTGTGCCGGCCGGCTGACGGCTATCCGGGCTCGAGGTTGCGGACCCGGAAGCGGACACAAGCAGGTTCTGACTGTGGGCCATCCCCTCCAGCACCGGACGGCTGCACTGAAGCAAGTCGCAATGCACTATGTCGCCGCCGCAGGTGCCGGCGAGACGATTGTGCTGCTGCACGGTTGGCCGCAGACCTGGTATGCGTGGCGGATGGTCATACCGCACCTTGCCCGGGCAGGCTTTGCCGTGATTGCCCCGGACCTGCGCGGCCTGGGAGACACCTCCCGACCTGCCGATGGCTATGACAGCGGGTCGGTGGCCGGCGACGTGACGGAGCTGCTGCAGAGCCACCTCGCGATCCCGCGCTTTCACCTGGTCGGCCATGACTGGGGAGGTGCGACCGCATTTGCCGTGGCCGCCGCGGCCCCGGCCGCCGTGCGGTCGCTCACGGTTGTCGACGTGACGGTGCCGGGCCTTGGGCCGGACCTGTCGCAGGGCGGGCGTCGCTGGCATCACGCATTTCACATGACCCCGGATCTGCCGGAGGCGCTCACCGAGGGTCGCGAGCGCGTGTATCTCAGCTGGTTCTACCGCGCGTTTTCGCAGCGGCCGGACGCCATCGACACGGCGGCGATCGATGAGTACCTGCGCAGCTACGGCCGTCCCGGTGCGCTCGGTGCAAGCTTCGCCTACTACCGCAGCATCCCAGACACCGTCGCCGCCAACCAGGCGCTGGCGAAGCGCGGTTTTCGTCTCGCGATGCCGGTGCTCGCGGTGGGCGGCGGGTGCACGGCGGCCCGCGGCCGTGCCCGGGAGCCGGCGATTTCGCTGCGGACGATTGCGGACGACGTGACGGAGGCTGTGATCGCCGATTCCGGTCATTTCGTGCCCGAAGAGCAGCCTGCGGCCTTCGCGGACGTCCTGCTTTCATTTCTGGGCGGGCTCCGCAGCACCGGCCCGTGA
- a CDS encoding YbaB/EbfC family nucleoid-associated protein, with amino-acid sequence MSFADLLESMGSLKEGLADLQGKLRGLEFTGEGGAGLVRVTVNGVGDCVRVEIDPSLTSDLPMLQDLVVAAQNQARARMEQKVQEEVKTTMGSILPIPPWLLSRL; translated from the coding sequence ATGAGTTTTGCCGACCTGCTCGAGAGCATGGGGAGTCTTAAGGAAGGTCTCGCGGACCTGCAGGGAAAATTGCGCGGCCTTGAGTTCACCGGCGAAGGCGGCGCCGGGTTGGTGAGGGTTACCGTCAACGGGGTGGGAGACTGCGTTCGGGTCGAAATCGATCCGTCGCTGACTTCCGATTTGCCGATGCTGCAAGATCTCGTGGTGGCTGCTCAGAATCAGGCGAGAGCACGGATGGAACAGAAGGTGCAGGAAGAAGTGAAGACGACGATGGGCTCGATTCTGCCGATTCCGCCCTGGTTGCTGTCACGGCTCTAA
- the pheA gene encoding chorismate mutase, with protein MSGEMRLDDLRAEIDGVDDRIHDLLMRRAEIASMVGESKRKQAGDGPPRLFRPAREARVLRRLLARHRGPLPRAVVQDVWRAIIAGNLLLQGNMAVAVTPGAHVRFARDHFGSCVDLRETPAAEEALAAVAQHRAAVAVLPFPGQPADHDPVWWPAMLQHPSLHIVGQIPVLRSPSAPTAALVAEQVPEASDADVTLVITSAATVPAGADAPSVLATAVGSTGTLRLLSLEGHVPEPPDWAGPGARVAGVVAAGLT; from the coding sequence ATGAGCGGTGAGATGCGACTCGACGACTTGCGTGCTGAAATCGACGGCGTGGACGATCGCATCCACGACCTGCTGATGCGTCGGGCAGAGATCGCATCCATGGTCGGGGAGTCCAAGCGGAAGCAGGCCGGGGACGGGCCGCCGCGGCTGTTTCGGCCGGCTCGGGAGGCCCGGGTGCTTCGCCGGCTCTTGGCCCGGCATCGCGGACCGCTGCCTCGCGCCGTGGTGCAGGATGTCTGGCGCGCGATCATCGCTGGCAACCTCCTGCTGCAGGGGAACATGGCGGTAGCCGTGACGCCCGGCGCCCACGTCCGCTTCGCCCGCGATCACTTCGGATCATGCGTCGACCTTCGGGAAACGCCGGCTGCGGAGGAGGCACTGGCCGCCGTCGCGCAGCACCGGGCCGCAGTTGCCGTGCTGCCGTTTCCGGGTCAACCCGCCGATCACGATCCCGTCTGGTGGCCGGCGATGTTGCAGCATCCAAGTCTCCACATTGTCGGGCAGATCCCGGTGCTTCGATCGCCATCTGCCCCGACCGCCGCTCTCGTCGCCGAACAGGTCCCGGAGGCATCGGACGCGGACGTGACACTCGTAATCACATCTGCGGCGACGGTTCCCGCCGGCGCCGATGCCCCCAGCGTGCTGGCCACGGCCGTCGGCAGCACCGGCACGCTCCGCCTGCTCTCGCTCGAAGGCCATGTGCCGGAGCCGCCCGACTGGGCCGGGCCGGGCGCACGCGTTGCCGGCGTCGTGGCGGCCGGTCTGACATGA
- a CDS encoding biotin transporter BioY, with product MSSNPAASPQTSTLAAELLPAPALPRLMRDAMLVLAGSAIVAASARLTIPLEPVPVTGQTFGVLVVAMALGSRLGTLALAAYLIEGLAGLPVFAGGASGPGAIAGPSGGYLIGYLPAAWLIGRLAELGWDRTVTRTALAMLAGNIALYVPGLLWLGWHVSGLPAEELGGQSLVMVVLWGGLIPFIPGDAIKLALAAVVMPLGWKLARWKSGQPL from the coding sequence ATGTCTTCCAACCCCGCTGCTTCCCCTCAGACCTCAACGCTGGCTGCAGAGTTGCTGCCGGCGCCTGCGCTGCCGCGACTGATGCGGGACGCCATGCTGGTGCTCGCGGGATCCGCCATCGTGGCCGCATCAGCGCGCCTGACGATTCCGCTGGAGCCGGTGCCGGTTACGGGGCAGACGTTCGGAGTGTTGGTGGTCGCCATGGCGCTGGGTTCACGACTCGGTACGTTGGCGCTCGCAGCCTACCTGATCGAGGGTCTGGCCGGCCTTCCGGTGTTCGCCGGCGGAGCCTCCGGACCGGGTGCGATTGCGGGCCCGAGCGGCGGGTACCTGATCGGCTACTTGCCGGCAGCCTGGCTGATTGGGCGCTTGGCGGAGCTGGGCTGGGATCGTACCGTGACCCGCACAGCGCTGGCCATGCTGGCAGGCAACATCGCGCTCTACGTGCCTGGGCTGCTGTGGCTCGGGTGGCACGTTTCGGGGTTGCCGGCAGAGGAACTAGGCGGTCAGTCGCTCGTGATGGTGGTCCTGTGGGGCGGCCTGATCCCCTTCATTCCGGGGGACGCCATCAAGCTGGCGCTGGCGGCAGTGGTCATGCCGCTGGGCTGGAAGCTGGCGCGGTGGAAGAGCGGCCAACCGCTCTGA